The genomic DNA GGTCTGCTTGTCCATTGTAGGTGCCTTCCCCGGTCATTTGTTCAGTAGCCGGTTCCTCTGAAGTGGCTTCATCTTGCTCACCATTCTGATCATCTGCTCCTGACCCTTGCTCTTCCATGCCAGATTCATTTTCGTTCGATTGACCATCTTCGGTCGTACCGCAAGCAGTAACCAGCACGACTGCCAACAGCCACATTCCTATTAAACGCCAAAACTTCATACATGTTCCTCCCCTGCTTTGATTTACCAACATCATAGCAGAAGAAGGCGATTCACCCATCCACCTTTCTTCCTATTGCTGTGTTTTTCATTCCATTCAAGGTCTTTCATCACAATATAAAAAACACCGAGTATCTCTACTCGGTGTCCGTCCGATCTATTTATACCTTCAAAAAGTCCCCTCGTTGCTTTTGCATGACCTTCTCTTTGAACTGCTTCTTTTCTGCCTTGGTCATCGCTTTGTATTCCTTCAAGAATTTCTTGTATTCCGGAAGGACGTCATCAATGTCCCCGTATTGCTTCACTTCACCAAACTCCAGCCAAAGCGCCTTATCACAAAAGCTCTTTACCTGTTTCATCGAGTGACTGATGAAGAAGATCGTTTTTCCACGTTCCTTGAACTCGTTCATCTTATCAAGACACTTGTCCGCGAACGTCTGGTCACCAACCGATAACGCTTCGTCAATGACAAGGATATCGGGATCGATTGTAACTGAAATCGCAAATCCGAGCCGCGATTTCATTCCGCTTGAATACTTCTTTACTGGCTGATCGATGAATTTACCGATTTCAGCAAACTCGATGATTTCTGGCTCAAGCTTTTGGATTTCTTTTTTCGAAAATCCAAGCATAAGACACTTCAGCTCGATGTTCTCCCGACCCGTAAGCTGGTTGTTCAAACCGGAGGCGATCGCAATCAAGGATGCTTGTCCGTTGATCGAAATCGACCCTGAAGTGGGAGGTATGATACCTGAAATGATGTTCGAAAGCGTAGACTTACCTGCTCCGTTAACACCAACGACACCGATGACATCTCCCTCACTCGCTTCAAAGCTTACATTTTGCAAAGCATAAAAGTCCTCGCCATATCCGCCTGGAAGTAGGATATCGAGTAATTTATCGGATGTTTTGCTGTACATTTTAAAGTTTTTCGTGACATTTTCTAATACGACAGACTTTTTCAATACGTTCACATCCATTTTATAAATAATCGACAAAGTGGTTTCGGAACTTGATGTGCAGCATCGAACCGATCGTCAGCAAGACGAGGACTAATCCCCAGAAATACAATGTGTACTGCAAGTCTTCAACAAAATACCAGGACGTACCCAATAAGGAAGCACGATAGCCATTCACAAGATAATAGAACGGATTCGCCATCATGAACGTTTGAATCCATTCAGGCAATCGATCCGGCGACCATAGGAACGGCGTCAAGTACAGCATCATCCGCATGACTGCCTGCACAATCATCTGCACGTCCCGTACGATTGTTGCTAAAGTCGATGTGATCAAGCTGATCGCCATCAACAGGATAAAGGTTGCAAAAACGTAATACGGCAGCTGGATCAAATAAACCGATGCTGGAAAACCGAGAAACTGCAGCAGAATGAAAATAATCACCATCAGAGCTAAGTGGACATAAAACTTTCCTATGATGACATAGGATGGGATGACACTTAACGGGAAGCTCATCTTGGAAATCATCTTGATTTTTTTGTATATGGATTTCGTCGCTTCCAATATGGCTGGATTGATGAAAAACCATAAGATGATCCCAGATAGCATCCATGGCAGGTACGGGATGTCCCCCATCGCTTCTCGTTGATAGATTCCATAACCGAATACGAACCAGTAGATGGAGATCTGAATCATCGGGTTGATGACTTCCCATAACATGCCGAGGTAATTGTTATTGTTGGCTGCCTTCACTTCGTATAAGGACAATCGGCCAATCAGGTAGATGCTATTCCATTGTTCCTTGATGATTGTAAAAACAGACTTCATACAATATCCTTTCTAAGCTACGACAAGCTGAACAGTTGAATTTCTTATAGTGTCATCAATCATGCATGTTCCTTTTGGAGAAACACACGATCGACAACCTTTTTCGCTGATTGTCCCGATTCCAAATAACAGAACTTCTCGTAAAATTGTTTGAAATTCTCTTCCTGTTCCGGGTTCATCCCTTCGGCCTCACGAATGCTTTCAATCACTTCATCTGTCGTTTTGACCAATGGCCCTGGGGCCCTTTCTTTGACAATTAAAAGAATGATTATATTGTCCTAATATTCACGGCTTTTTATTTTACTATTAGTAGAAAGCGGTACACTCCCTAAATAGTGAACATAAAAAAGACGACCTGGTCAGGTCGTCTTAATCATTCAGCTCGAGAATGTCGTTTCAGTTTTTGTGCGCATTTCCTTCTTGAAACGCGGTACAGGAGGCAGCTTTCCGAAGATGATCCAATAGTTGTTTTGTAATGTTTTCTGAGTCAGTCGAACGACCGCCCAACTAATAAGAGATACAGCAATGAACGTGAAGAGCTGCCATCCATTATAGACGATCGGCGAACCTCCCTCTACCATTTTTCTCATAACCATCAAGAATAGAGGATGAATAAGGTAAATCCCGAACGATGTCGCGCCGATTTCCATAAACGTCGCCTTCGTATTGTAGCTGAACCGCTTATTCGCCCAATGGGCAAGAACGAAAAGACTCAGTCCTGCAAACAATGCATGCGTCGCCCATGCGAACTCGCCTAAATATTGATTGACCACTAATGGCAGATGCTTGGATACATCCTGATAGACACCAATGCGAACGAGGTACATATAACCTGTGTAAAGGATGACTAACGCACCGTATGTGAAAAAGATGAAAGCTAACATTTTGAATCGGAAGAAAGAATCCTTCATCTTTTCACGGATTGTATCGTAATACATTCCTAAAAATGCTCCTACAAAATAGAAAGAGAAATAAGAAAATGAAATGGATCCCTTCAATGTAATATGGAAGTATTCTTTATTCAGATACACCCATAACCATTGCAGAGCAATTCCAATCCACCATGAATGTTTACGTAAGAACGCAAACTTCTTAAACAAGAGCATGAAGAACGGGAACATCAAGTAAAGCTGTACACTTATGAAAACAAAGTAAAGGTGCGGATGAGCCTTACCTAATGCAAATAGATAAAGAAACTTCTCTATCGCAAATCCGATGCTCGGGTAATCATAATAGAAATACCATTTCAAAACAAAATACATACAAGAAAAAACAAAGTACGGAATCAAAATATATTTCAACCGTTTAATATAGAAGTTTTTGATTAATTGAGCACCTGTTTTTTTCGGATAATAATTATAGAACAAGACAAAACTACTTAACAGGATGAAAGTCGGTGTCCCCAACTTTCCAGCAATATTCAAGAAATTATAAACCGGAAACAAGAGTGAATCAGTTGGTATACTTGTAACGCCAGACGAAGATGAATGTACAACCAAGACCGCAATGATCGCAAATGCTCTAGCTAATTGTATTTCATCTAAACTAACTCTTTTCTGCATCGTCTTGCTAGCCTCCATTCCAGTTAGTTTATGGGTATTAATCGATTAAACTCCATAATCATAATAAGGACGAACGTCCCCGTCAACCAAATTAGGACTTACTTCATAAAAATGTAAATTTTTTAACCCTCGTTATGTGATTGTAATAAGGTAGCTTCTCTTTATTGGCTCTGTTTAAGGACATTGTTGATTTTGAAGCTTCAGGCGGACGCTTTCCGCGGGCAACGCTTCAGCCTCCTCGACCTCGTTCCTCGCTCTGCGGGGTCTTCAACTGTTGCTTTTCCCACTGGAGTCGCCGCCTTACGCTTCTTTTTTCCTTTAGCTTCAACAATAACAGCTTATAGAGCCTATGTATTAAAGTATTCGTCAACAGATTTGGTTCTAAGACTTACACAATAAAAAAGGAAAGGGATCCGAATATTCGGATCCCTTTCCAAATACTTAAATCAGTTGTTCTTACTTGAAGCGATCGTCGATTGCTCTAGAAAGGAATGTTGCGAATTCAGCTCTTGTAATACCTTTGTTCGGCTTGAAAGAACCGTCAGGATAACCAGAAGTCATATTATTCGCTACTAGCGTGTTAATATAATCCTTTGCCCAGTGGCCGACTGGAACATCCGTGAAGCGGTCATTGGTTGAACCTTCCAAATCGTAAGCATCAACAAGAATCTTCGCCATTTGTGCCCGTGTCAGTGTTTCATTCGGGTTGAATTTACCGTTATAGCCAGTCATGATACCTGCATTTGCAATTGCTGCAACTGCCTCATAACCAGTATCGCCCTTCTTGACATCCTTGAACTTTGGATCTGGCAGATTGTCAGTTTCCAAGTCCAATGCACGGACGATCATAAGAGCTGCATGCAAACGCGTCACCTTGTCGTTAACACCGAACTTGCCATTATTGTATCCGTTAATGATACCCATGACATTCAATGTTTCAACAGCATCTTTCGCCCAGAAACCATCCTTCATATCTTTGAAAGCTTTAGGTTTCTTGTCTGTATTGATGATTGTGATGTTCTTGATAGTTGTATGACCAGCCATGTCAACAACTTTCAATTCAAATTGATTCTTACCTGGTTCGAGTGAAACAGTCTCAGTCAATGATTTCTTGAAAGCTCTCATTTCAAAAGGCTCTTTGAATTCATTGTAGAAAACTTCACTTCCATCAATGTAGAATCTCATTTGATCGAAGTTGTCTTCCAAGTCAATGTTCAACTCTGCTTCTGCCTTATCTGTGAAGAAAGGACCTTCAACTTCAAGGATCGGCTTTGTTGAATCAACAATGATTGTACGGAGGAAGGACAAGTCATTACCCTTCGCATCTTTACCATGGAAGCGAAGTTCTTTTACTCCGTCAGTCTTGAATTCAATTGTCGTATTGAACGTGTAACGTTTCTTCTCGTTATCCCAAGCCAACTCTACTTTTTTACCGTTGACATGAAGCACTTCAATAGCAGAATCGTCATTGATGTGTCCGCTTACTTTCACTACTCTTTCACCGTACACACCAAGTGCTGTAGGAGAAGTAGCTGTAATGAATGGAACAGTTTTATCTTCACCAGTTGAATCCATTCCAGTGTTACCAGCCCAGTCTGTTGCTACAACTTTAACTGATTTAACGTCTTCTGTATTCTCTAACGTGTATTCTGTTTGATCTCCAGCTAAAGGTGTTTCAAGGACACTCTTACCATTTACGAGTACATCGATGTAAGAAACGCCCACACCTTCGTCAGTAGCAGACCAAGTAACTTTACCAGTCTCAGCATCATAAGAAGTTTCTACTGTCGGGCTCTTCGTGTCGATGTAGAATGGAATTTGTTTTGATTGCCATTCTGCATTCGGATAATCGATGACAGTATTCACTTCATAGTAGTAAAGACCATCTTCCATGACCTTACCTTTGTACTTACCATTCCAATCTGCAGCCGTGTAGATTGAGTATTGAGAATTTGCTCCTCTGTCATAATAGTGCTTTCTCAACTCATTTTCAGTACGAAGCGTTAGGATCTCGTCTTTGTTTTCATCAAGGATAGAGAACTTCGCTTTCTTCGCATTTCTGAGAAGAGACAATACAGGAAGGATTGTTTCGTTTACATTGTCACCGTTAGGAGAGAATGCAACCTTATCTCCATGAGCATCTTCACTTACTGGGTTCGTACCAAGGAAGAGGTAGTCATCTCCAGATGGTGTAACAAGTCCTGTCATTCCGTAGAATGAATTTTCTTCATAAATTGTTGCATCAACGATTGGCGCTTTGTCCCAGTCACCCTTGAATCCAACGTAAGGAACGTTTAATTCAGGATGTGTATCGTTGACATCTGCAAATGTGATGAATCCTTCTACAAAGTAGCCGTTTTCAAAATGCTCATCTAGCGGAATACCATAAGCCCAGTCAACTGTGTTCGTCAAGTCAACTGTTACTTCCACCTCAGTAGATCCATTTGCTGGAACTACAACTTGGTAGTCACCATCAACTTCAGCTCCATTATTAGAACTGATTTCAAGTGGGAACTCTTCTGTTCCTTCTTTGTAGATCGCTTGTGTTTCAACATAGTTCAAACCATTGATGACGAGATCCGTTTGGACAGTTCCCATAGCTTTGTATACTTCATTCTTTTCACCATAGTTCGTTAACTTCAATTTGAACGTTGTCTTATCTCCGATTTCCTTAAGAGCAACTTTTCCAATTCCGGACTCTACTTCTGTAACGACAACAGGTGTAGCCATTGCTGCATGAAGATCCATCAATCCAGCACCCTGTCTTCTTGGAGAATAATTCAATCCCGTTTTGAAGTAGTCGTTATAAAGGTTCAAGTCTAATTTCGGCTTGGAAGTATTCATCAAAATATTCTTCGCCATTTCAACACGATCTCTACCAGAAAGATCGAATTGCTCATCGACACGTTGCATGACGAGAGCAGAACCACCAGCTACGTGAGGCGCAGCCATTGAAGTACCACTCATCAAACCATACTTGTTGTCTTGTAATGTAGATAGGATATTTCCACCTGGAGCTGTGATTTCAGGTTTGAAATCAAGGTTTGGTGTTACACCCCAAGATGTAAAGCTAGACAACTTGTTGTTGTCAGGGTTAAGAGCTGTTACTTTCTCACCCTTGAACGCGATTTCAACTGTCTTATCAGCTTTTAAAGCATCGTGTAGCTTGTCGCCATCCTCTTTAAGAATGAAAAGTTGAGGAATTTCGATTGTGCTATCTGAAGCCATGCTCACATATCCAGAAGAGTGGTTGAAGATGATGACTCCAATTGCTCCTTCTTCCTGAGCATTCAATGTCTTGTTGACGAATGTTTCTTCTCCACGCTTGATCAGCGCGATCTTACCTTTTACATCGACACCTTCGAAGTCATTGACTTTATCTGTTTTTCTTCCCAATCCTGCATAAACAACTTCAAAATTACCTTCACCTAGTGAAGATGGGTGTACATCACTTGCAGATAGATAAGCGACTGGATCAGCAGCTTCTCCATCAATCATGACGTTGAATCCTTCAAGATCCAGGTATTGGTTTTCAAATGAAGCAACTTGTAAAGAGTCATTGGATAGACCAGGTGAACCAACAACACCGATATCAGGATTGCTTGCAAATGGTCTGTTCTCAGCGCCATTTCCGAAGTATGCAGAGTTACCTGCAGAAATCGCCATCATGACACCATGGTTTACCGCTCTTTCAATCGCTTTTTGCTCAGGATCTTCAGGCAATACGAATGCAGCTGTAGAACCTAAACTCATATTGATGACGTCTGCACCTAAGATGATTGCATCGTCAATCGCCTTTACGTAGATGTCACTCCAAGTAGAAGGCATTTCAGGGTCGTTTCCGAAAACTTTCAAACCAAGGATTTGCGCTTCAGGAGCTACACCCTTGATTCCACCATTTTCCTCGTCCCCGTTTGCTCCGACTGTACCGGATACGTGCATACCGTGCATGCTAGCGCCAGGACCAAGATCTCTTACTTCATGGTTCTTATCTGCATAGTTGTATGCATATGGAACTTTCTCAGTATAGTATTTACCAGGTAGTGATTTTTCGGCAATATAAGCGTTTACGTCAGCTTCTGTCAATTCAGGCGTCGTTTCATCACTCAATACCATATCCTGGTGGGATGGATCGATACCTGTATCGATGACAGCAACTGTCATGCCTTCACCTTTATATCCATAGTCAGCCCATGTCTGTTGAGCCTTTACAAGCTCTTTACTATAGATCATGTCAGGTTTTTGTTCTTCTGGTCTCTCATACTTATGTGAAATATGTACCTTTTCAACATTTGAAAGACTCTCAATCACTTCAATGAACTTGTATGTTACTTCTCCACTAAATCCATTGACAACCGTTGTAAAGCTTTCCTTGTATTCCATTGGAATTGCAGAAGACTTCATTGCATCCTTCACTGCGGATTGAGTCTTCAAAACTTCTTGTCTAAGTTTTTGTTTACTAGACTCAGACAATTCTTGATAGTTTTTCCCTGCACTTTGAGCAGCAAGCATCGCTGGCTTTTCAGCCAATTCAACGATGACTCTGACTCGATCATTCGGGCTATATTTCTCAGATGCTAGATCTTTGCTGATCTTCTTGACGAGTGGTGATTCCTTCTGCTGACTTACTTCTAGGTTAGCATTCTTGATTTTAGCAGGTGTGTTTGCACCTAGCGCGACATTCGAAAATGCCATCAAGAAGACTACAAGAAGTAAAAAAGATCTCCTCATGTTCTTCATGCGTGTACCTTCCCCCCATATAGGTAGTTTTATAATCCTCGAAAAAGGAGGAACTTTTCCGAAAATTACATAAATTTAGTTTAATACAAAAGCACTAGATAAGTCAATTTCTGTTTTTGATGGAATGTTCTTCAAATTATTCTTTATTTCGACATAAAAATCAGCCTGAAAAAGCAGAAAATCGTTGAATCTACTACCTTTACTTTGAAACTCAAAATTTACGACATTACGCTTTTTGTAGAATGCTGTAATTTTATTGTTACGTAATTGTAATCTTACAGGAGATTTCTGTATGGTAGAATAGTTTTTGTAAACCGAGGGGAGATTTTGCATAAAAATTAGGGGGAGGAAATGAAGTGTTAAGAAAAGCATTTACAGTATTTTCTGTGTTTCTTACTGCATTTCTACTTGTAACACCATCGGCATTTGCAAGTAGTAAAGGAGAAGAGGTTTCATCATACGCACATAAGTTTATAGGGACTCCATACGTATACGGGGGCACAACACCTAGCGGGTTTGATTGTTCCGGATTTTTACAGTATGTGTACAATAAAATTGGTGTTTCGATTCCTAGAACTTCCAAAGCACAATCAACATACGGAACTGCTGTTTCGAAATCTGATCTTAAACCAGGCGATCTAGTCTATTTCTCAAATACATATAAACCAGGCGTTTCACATTCCGGAGTTTATGTCGGTAACGGAAAATTCATCCACGCTTCTTCAAGCGGGGTTCAGAAAACTTCCATAAACGATCCATATTACTGGGGAGAAAAGTATACAGGAGCGAGAAGGGTCATTGAAGAAGAGCGTTTAGCTACATTACCTAAAGGTCAATACCATGATGTTCCTTCTGACTTCTGGGCAGAACCATCCATTACATATCTATCAATGAAAGATATCATCAATGGATATGACCAAAGCTTATTCAAACCAAACAACTCCATCACACGAGCTGAAGTAGCAACAATGCTTGCGAAAACGTTCAATCTACCATTGGAAGATGGCGCGCCAATGGCTAAGGATATTCCTAGCAACCACTGGGCGAAAGAAGAAATCAATGCGGTAATGAAGAAAGGATTCTTTGGTGGATATGCGGACGGTACATTCCATCCGGACAAGCCGATTACACGTAGCGAAATTGCTTCTCTATTCACGAGAGCGTTCAACTTATCTAATAATGGAAGCGGAATTGCATTCAGTGATGTTTCCAAAGGTTACTGGGCATATACCTCGATTCAAACATTGACGGCAAATAACATCGCAGGTGGATACAGCGATAACACATTCCGTCCAAAGAACAATGCAACAAGAGCTGAATTCTCTGTATTCCTACACCGCGCATTGACAAACTAAAATCCTAGTAAATGAAACAAACAAGACTGGCCGGACGTTAACCGTTCGACTGGTCTTGTTTTTTGTTTACCCGATTTTATATGCCTTAAACATAATTTTTTTACACATAGAAAATTCTTATTTCATTGTTGAGCGATGCAGTATGGATCCATTACTATAAATCACTCTTTTTTCAAAATAATCTTTTGGATTATACTTATATAAAGTTAAACTCAAGATCGTTCCTTTCGTTTGAAAGGCAATAACATTTTCACGTTCCCCTTCATTTACAATATAAAGTTCAGCTAAACCTTGAACATAATCATTAAATAAAGGATAGGCATTCCCCTCATCTTCAACAATAAGCTGCCATATATGGCTGTCACCCCAAAGGTATGTATTCTCATTTGTCGGATCTGGTTGAGGTGCAGGGGAGATTAACAGTTTAATTGTTTCTTTTGTTCCATCCCCATCGATATCTTCTTCTATTTCTTCTGCAGTAAGCGAACCTTCATACGTTTCAACTTTACTTTTATGAATTTTCGTTATTTCATTGTCACTTTTGGCTTTAGTGCTTTCTTTTGATTTAGGTTGGTTTAAGCAGCCTGTGACAAATATCACAATCATAAAAAGAAGCATTAATCCCTTCATTATTACCCTCCTCTATTTTCAAATAATTCCCATTTAACACTTTCTACTTTCTTCCTTATTAATCCTTTATCAGATTCTTTCAACTACTGGTTTTTAAGCAGAAAAAAACGGATACATCTCTGCACCCGTTTAGTCGTGTTCCTTCTTATTTATATTTGTAGTAATCGAGGATGCCTAGATAGATTGCTTTTGCGGCTTTCTCACGGTATACATCAGATGCCAGCTTTTTAGCATCCTCCGGATTAGAGATAAATCCTAGCTCGACGAGTACACCTGGCACATAGTTATCACGGATGACCTGGAAGTTTCCGTGCTTCACGCCGCGGTTGCTCGTGTCGATCGCTTTGTACAGCCTGTTTTGAATGTACTCAGCTAACTTCCTCGCATCTGAACCGTTCGGTGAATAATAGTTGTAATACGTTTCCGTTCCATGTGCATCTTCACTGCTATGTTTGTTGGCATGTACACTGATGAAGGTGTCGGAATTTGAATTTTCAGCAATCCACACCCGTTCACTAAGTGAAGGATATCGGCTATCATCCGTCCGTGTCATGACTACCTTGGCACCTGCATTTTCAAGATACGCTCGTAGCTTTTTACTTACTGAAAGAACGACTTCTTTTTCCACAAGACCATTCGCAATTGCACCTGGATCTGTATGACCGTGACCTGGATCGAGTGTGATGACTTTTCCGTTAATGATTGATAATGGCATTCCTAGATAGGCAGTGTGTACAAACCCTTCATATCCAGCCCCTTTAACGAACGCCCAGTCCCCGGTTTTAAAATAATAGTTGACTCTTGATCCGTCCTCGAGCCCTCCAGTTGAAGAATAGGAAGTACTAGGTCCTTTTCTTACATTGAGCCAGTCTGCTTTGACGATGCGTGTCTCAGGAGATGGCTGATCTTTTATGACACGGAAGGAAGAATTCAAGGCACGTGCTGTGAAAATCGCGAATTCTCCACGGGTTACTTTTCGAGTCGGTCTGAATGTGTCATCTGTGTAACCAACGGTAATCCCATTGTTTGCAAGTTTGTTAATAACACGATAATAATGCGCGAATGGATTCACATCTATGAAATAATAATTTTTGGTAGCTGAGAAATTGAATGCTTTGGCAAGCAGATAAGACATTTCTGACCGTGTCATATAATGATCCGGTCGATATGTACCGTCCCCATACCCATTCAGGAATCCTTTCTCATATGCTGATTGAATATAACCCGAAGCATAATCAGACGATCGTACATCTTTAAAGGATGTCTTTCGCTTTGTTCCATTCAAGCTGAATGTTTTTCCTAATACGACTGCAGCTTCTCTTCTCGTGACCTTGTTATCTGGACGAAACGTGCCATCTGGATACCCTGTGATAATTCCTTTGCTGATCAGATAATTCACTTTCACTGCCAGTGGATCACTGGAAGAGATGTCTGTGACATGTGTCTGAGCAGATACCTTGACATTGGAGACTCCTAACAACGACAATAAAACCATCAACGACAAAGATATACTGACAAACTTTTTCATTCCCCTAAATTTCCCCCTAAAATTTGTGCTTGCGACAATATTAGCACAGGATAAAGGGAAAAATTGTAGCAAAATGGGAATTTGAGTCATTTGGTGGATGCATTCGCATCTATATTCCCATAATAATTTTTTGTGAGAATATGCCAATTTCCTCTGAAAATTTTCCGTTTCCGACCGATAGGGTCTCCCCTTAGCTATTCATTCCCTCAATTGAATATTCATGTGCAATCCATTATGATGAATAGGTAATAAACTGAAATTCAATATACATACATAGGAATTGAATTTTCCATGTGTACACGGAGCGTGCAATACCATGAAAAAAACGATTATTGCTTTCACTATCGTCATCTTATTACTGGATGT from Pseudalkalibacillus sp. SCS-8 includes the following:
- the tagH gene encoding teichoic acids export ABC transporter ATP-binding subunit TagH is translated as MKKSVVLENVTKNFKMYSKTSDKLLDILLPGGYGEDFYALQNVSFEASEGDVIGVVGVNGAGKSTLSNIISGIIPPTSGSISINGQASLIAIASGLNNQLTGRENIELKCLMLGFSKKEIQKLEPEIIEFAEIGKFIDQPVKKYSSGMKSRLGFAISVTIDPDILVIDEALSVGDQTFADKCLDKMNEFKERGKTIFFISHSMKQVKSFCDKALWLEFGEVKQYGDIDDVLPEYKKFLKEYKAMTKAEKKQFKEKVMQKQRGDFLKV
- a CDS encoding ABC transporter permease; translated protein: MKSVFTIIKEQWNSIYLIGRLSLYEVKAANNNNYLGMLWEVINPMIQISIYWFVFGYGIYQREAMGDIPYLPWMLSGIILWFFINPAILEATKSIYKKIKMISKMSFPLSVIPSYVIIGKFYVHLALMVIIFILLQFLGFPASVYLIQLPYYVFATFILLMAISLITSTLATIVRDVQMIVQAVMRMMLYLTPFLWSPDRLPEWIQTFMMANPFYYLVNGYRASLLGTSWYFVEDLQYTLYFWGLVLVLLTIGSMLHIKFRNHFVDYL
- a CDS encoding CDP-glycerol glycerophosphotransferase family protein — translated: MVKTTDEVIESIREAEGMNPEQEENFKQFYEKFCYLESGQSAKKVVDRVFLQKEHA
- a CDS encoding acyltransferase, translating into MQKRVSLDEIQLARAFAIIAVLVVHSSSSGVTSIPTDSLLFPVYNFLNIAGKLGTPTFILLSSFVLFYNYYPKKTGAQLIKNFYIKRLKYILIPYFVFSCMYFVLKWYFYYDYPSIGFAIEKFLYLFALGKAHPHLYFVFISVQLYLMFPFFMLLFKKFAFLRKHSWWIGIALQWLWVYLNKEYFHITLKGSISFSYFSFYFVGAFLGMYYDTIREKMKDSFFRFKMLAFIFFTYGALVILYTGYMYLVRIGVYQDVSKHLPLVVNQYLGEFAWATHALFAGLSLFVLAHWANKRFSYNTKATFMEIGATSFGIYLIHPLFLMVMRKMVEGGSPIVYNGWQLFTFIAVSLISWAVVRLTQKTLQNNYWIIFGKLPPVPRFKKEMRTKTETTFSS
- a CDS encoding S8 family serine peptidase, with product MKNMRRSFLLLVVFLMAFSNVALGANTPAKIKNANLEVSQQKESPLVKKISKDLASEKYSPNDRVRVIVELAEKPAMLAAQSAGKNYQELSESSKQKLRQEVLKTQSAVKDAMKSSAIPMEYKESFTTVVNGFSGEVTYKFIEVIESLSNVEKVHISHKYERPEEQKPDMIYSKELVKAQQTWADYGYKGEGMTVAVIDTGIDPSHQDMVLSDETTPELTEADVNAYIAEKSLPGKYYTEKVPYAYNYADKNHEVRDLGPGASMHGMHVSGTVGANGDEENGGIKGVAPEAQILGLKVFGNDPEMPSTWSDIYVKAIDDAIILGADVINMSLGSTAAFVLPEDPEQKAIERAVNHGVMMAISAGNSAYFGNGAENRPFASNPDIGVVGSPGLSNDSLQVASFENQYLDLEGFNVMIDGEAADPVAYLSASDVHPSSLGEGNFEVVYAGLGRKTDKVNDFEGVDVKGKIALIKRGEETFVNKTLNAQEEGAIGVIIFNHSSGYVSMASDSTIEIPQLFILKEDGDKLHDALKADKTVEIAFKGEKVTALNPDNNKLSSFTSWGVTPNLDFKPEITAPGGNILSTLQDNKYGLMSGTSMAAPHVAGGSALVMQRVDEQFDLSGRDRVEMAKNILMNTSKPKLDLNLYNDYFKTGLNYSPRRQGAGLMDLHAAMATPVVVTEVESGIGKVALKEIGDKTTFKLKLTNYGEKNEVYKAMGTVQTDLVINGLNYVETQAIYKEGTEEFPLEISSNNGAEVDGDYQVVVPANGSTEVEVTVDLTNTVDWAYGIPLDEHFENGYFVEGFITFADVNDTHPELNVPYVGFKGDWDKAPIVDATIYEENSFYGMTGLVTPSGDDYLFLGTNPVSEDAHGDKVAFSPNGDNVNETILPVLSLLRNAKKAKFSILDENKDEILTLRTENELRKHYYDRGANSQYSIYTAADWNGKYKGKVMEDGLYYYEVNTVIDYPNAEWQSKQIPFYIDTKSPTVETSYDAETGKVTWSATDEGVGVSYIDVLVNGKSVLETPLAGDQTEYTLENTEDVKSVKVVATDWAGNTGMDSTGEDKTVPFITATSPTALGVYGERVVKVSGHINDDSAIEVLHVNGKKVELAWDNEKKRYTFNTTIEFKTDGVKELRFHGKDAKGNDLSFLRTIIVDSTKPILEVEGPFFTDKAEAELNIDLEDNFDQMRFYIDGSEVFYNEFKEPFEMRAFKKSLTETVSLEPGKNQFELKVVDMAGHTTIKNITIINTDKKPKAFKDMKDGFWAKDAVETLNVMGIINGYNNGKFGVNDKVTRLHAALMIVRALDLETDNLPDPKFKDVKKGDTGYEAVAAIANAGIMTGYNGKFNPNETLTRAQMAKILVDAYDLEGSTNDRFTDVPVGHWAKDYINTLVANNMTSGYPDGSFKPNKGITRAEFATFLSRAIDDRFK
- a CDS encoding C40 family peptidase, with amino-acid sequence MLRKAFTVFSVFLTAFLLVTPSAFASSKGEEVSSYAHKFIGTPYVYGGTTPSGFDCSGFLQYVYNKIGVSIPRTSKAQSTYGTAVSKSDLKPGDLVYFSNTYKPGVSHSGVYVGNGKFIHASSSGVQKTSINDPYYWGEKYTGARRVIEEERLATLPKGQYHDVPSDFWAEPSITYLSMKDIINGYDQSLFKPNNSITRAEVATMLAKTFNLPLEDGAPMAKDIPSNHWAKEEINAVMKKGFFGGYADGTFHPDKPITRSEIASLFTRAFNLSNNGSGIAFSDVSKGYWAYTSIQTLTANNIAGGYSDNTFRPKNNATRAEFSVFLHRALTN
- a CDS encoding N-acetylmuramoyl-L-alanine amidase → MKKFVSISLSLMVLLSLLGVSNVKVSAQTHVTDISSSDPLAVKVNYLISKGIITGYPDGTFRPDNKVTRREAAVVLGKTFSLNGTKRKTSFKDVRSSDYASGYIQSAYEKGFLNGYGDGTYRPDHYMTRSEMSYLLAKAFNFSATKNYYFIDVNPFAHYYRVINKLANNGITVGYTDDTFRPTRKVTRGEFAIFTARALNSSFRVIKDQPSPETRIVKADWLNVRKGPSTSYSSTGGLEDGSRVNYYFKTGDWAFVKGAGYEGFVHTAYLGMPLSIINGKVITLDPGHGHTDPGAIANGLVEKEVVLSVSKKLRAYLENAGAKVVMTRTDDSRYPSLSERVWIAENSNSDTFISVHANKHSSEDAHGTETYYNYYSPNGSDARKLAEYIQNRLYKAIDTSNRGVKHGNFQVIRDNYVPGVLVELGFISNPEDAKKLASDVYREKAAKAIYLGILDYYKYK